The Geobacillus stearothermophilus ATCC 12980 genome contains a region encoding:
- the ilvD gene encoding dihydroxy-acid dehydratase, which yields MKKRRSDMIKKGFDRAPHRSLLRAAGVKEEDFDKPFIAVVNSYIDIIPGHVHLQEFGRIVKEAIREAGGVPFEMNTIGVDDGIAMGHIGMRYSLPSREIIADSIETVISAHWFDGMVCIPNCDKITPGMMMAAMRLNIPTIFVSGGPMKAGVTKDGRKISLSSVFEGVGAYLGGTLDEKGLEELERYGCPTCGSCSGMFTANSMNCLAEALGLALPGNGTILAVDPARKELVRQSAKQLMYLIEHDIKPRDIVTEKAIDNAFALDMALGGSTNTVLHTLAIANEAGIEYSLERINEVAARVPHLAKLAPASDIHYIEDLHEAGGVSAVLNELAKKEGTLHLDTLTVTGKTLGENIAGCEVKNYDVIRPIDNPYSETGGLAILFGNLAPDGAVIKTGAVQGGITRHEGPAIVFDSQEEALEGIASGKIKPGHVVVIRYEGPKGGPGMPEMLAPTSQIVGMGLGTKVALVTDGRFSGASRGLSVGHVSPEAAEGGPIAFIQDGDIIEIDTVKRTINVKLSDEELERRKANWKGFEPKVKTGYLARYSKHVTSASTGGIMRI from the coding sequence ATGAAAAAACGGCGCAGCGACATGATCAAAAAAGGATTTGACCGTGCTCCGCACCGAAGCCTATTGCGAGCGGCGGGCGTAAAAGAAGAAGACTTTGATAAACCGTTTATTGCGGTGGTGAATTCATACATCGACATTATTCCGGGGCACGTTCACTTGCAAGAGTTTGGGAGAATCGTGAAAGAAGCGATTCGCGAAGCGGGCGGCGTGCCGTTTGAAATGAACACGATCGGCGTTGACGACGGTATTGCGATGGGCCATATCGGGATGCGCTATTCGCTGCCGAGCCGGGAAATCATCGCCGATTCGATCGAAACGGTTATCTCGGCGCATTGGTTTGACGGCATGGTGTGCATTCCGAACTGCGACAAAATTACGCCGGGAATGATGATGGCGGCGATGCGTCTTAACATTCCGACGATTTTCGTCAGCGGGGGACCGATGAAAGCCGGCGTGACGAAGGATGGGCGGAAAATTTCACTGTCATCTGTATTTGAAGGCGTCGGGGCGTATTTAGGGGGAACGCTCGATGAGAAAGGGCTTGAAGAACTCGAACGGTACGGCTGTCCGACGTGCGGATCGTGCTCGGGCATGTTTACGGCCAACTCGATGAACTGTCTCGCTGAAGCGCTCGGGCTTGCACTGCCGGGCAACGGCACGATTTTGGCGGTCGACCCAGCGCGCAAAGAACTTGTCCGCCAGTCGGCGAAACAGCTCATGTATTTGATCGAGCATGACATCAAACCGCGCGACATCGTCACCGAAAAAGCGATCGACAATGCGTTTGCCCTCGACATGGCACTTGGCGGCTCGACGAATACGGTGCTGCATACGCTGGCGATCGCCAACGAAGCCGGCATCGAGTACTCGCTTGAGCGCATCAACGAAGTGGCGGCGCGCGTGCCGCATTTGGCCAAACTCGCCCCGGCGTCGGACATCCATTACATCGAAGACTTGCATGAAGCGGGCGGCGTTTCGGCCGTGTTGAACGAGCTGGCGAAAAAAGAAGGTACGCTTCATTTAGATACGCTCACCGTCACGGGCAAAACGCTCGGGGAAAACATCGCCGGCTGCGAAGTGAAAAACTATGACGTCATCCGGCCGATTGACAACCCGTATTCGGAAACGGGAGGGCTCGCCATTTTGTTTGGCAACCTGGCGCCGGACGGCGCCGTCATTAAAACCGGGGCGGTGCAAGGCGGCATCACTCGCCATGAAGGGCCCGCGATCGTCTTCGACTCCCAAGAGGAAGCGCTCGAGGGCATTGCCAGCGGGAAAATCAAGCCGGGACATGTTGTCGTCATCCGCTACGAAGGGCCAAAAGGCGGCCCAGGGATGCCGGAAATGCTGGCGCCGACGTCGCAAATCGTCGGCATGGGGCTCGGCACCAAAGTGGCGCTTGTCACTGACGGCCGCTTCTCCGGCGCCTCGCGCGGCCTATCCGTCGGCCACGTTTCACCGGAAGCGGCCGAAGGCGGACCGATCGCGTTCATCCAAGACGGCGATATCATCGAGATCGATACGGTGAAACGAACGATCAACGTCAAGCTGTCCGATGAAGAGCTCGAACGCCGGAAAGCGAACTGGAAAGGCTTTGAACCAAAAGTGAAAACCGGCTATCTCGCCCGCTACTCGAAACACGTCACCTCGGCGAGCACGGGGGGGATTATGAGGATTTAG
- the proB gene encoding glutamate 5-kinase, producing the protein MKRQRVVVKIGSSSLTDPKGGLCRDKLHGHVEAIAYLKQLGHDVILITSGAVAAGFGPLGYPARPTTISGKQAAAAVGQSLLMQAYSSAFAQFGFTAAQLLLTRSDFYSRERFRNLFATMTTLLEHGAIPIINENDSVSVEELTFGDNDMLSALVAGFLHADALMLLTDINGLYDANPKTNPQAKKYTFLPHITDEMIEAAGGSGSAVGTGGMRSKLLAAQKALSFGVSVFIGTGRGKEALADILAGKGDGTYIGAPFPKQMQMHKQWIAYHAPVAGTITVDSGAEEALLARGKSLLPAGVTAVSGDFHAMDVVDVVNEKGITIGRGQVYYAAADLEKVKGLPSEEARQYSYLHRPEVIHRDNWVTLRKESVSK; encoded by the coding sequence ATGAAACGGCAGCGCGTAGTGGTCAAAATCGGCAGCAGCTCGCTCACCGATCCGAAAGGTGGCCTTTGCCGCGACAAGCTGCACGGCCATGTTGAAGCCATCGCCTATCTGAAACAGCTCGGCCATGACGTCATTCTCATCACGTCCGGCGCTGTCGCCGCCGGGTTCGGGCCGCTCGGCTACCCGGCGCGGCCGACGACGATCTCCGGCAAACAGGCCGCGGCTGCCGTCGGGCAAAGCTTGCTCATGCAGGCGTACAGCTCGGCGTTCGCCCAATTCGGCTTTACGGCCGCTCAGCTGTTGTTGACGCGCAGCGACTTTTACAGCCGCGAACGGTTTCGCAACTTGTTCGCCACGATGACGACGCTGCTCGAACACGGGGCGATCCCGATCATCAATGAAAACGACTCCGTTTCCGTTGAAGAATTGACGTTTGGCGACAACGATATGCTGTCGGCGCTTGTCGCCGGCTTTTTGCACGCCGATGCGCTCATGTTGCTTACCGACATTAACGGGCTGTATGACGCCAACCCGAAAACGAATCCACAAGCGAAAAAATACACCTTTTTGCCGCACATTACCGACGAAATGATCGAAGCGGCCGGCGGCAGCGGCTCGGCAGTCGGCACCGGCGGCATGCGCTCAAAGCTTCTCGCCGCTCAAAAAGCGTTGTCCTTCGGCGTCAGCGTCTTTATTGGCACCGGGCGAGGCAAAGAAGCACTCGCCGATATTTTAGCCGGAAAAGGTGATGGGACGTACATCGGCGCCCCATTTCCGAAGCAAATGCAAATGCACAAGCAATGGATCGCGTATCACGCGCCTGTCGCCGGCACGATCACCGTCGACAGCGGCGCGGAGGAAGCGCTCCTTGCGCGCGGCAAAAGTTTGCTTCCCGCCGGCGTCACGGCCGTTTCCGGCGACTTTCATGCGATGGATGTCGTCGATGTTGTCAATGAGAAAGGGATCACGATCGGCCGCGGCCAAGTGTATTATGCCGCCGCCGATTTAGAAAAAGTAAAAGGACTTCCGAGTGAGGAAGCGCGGCAATACTCTTACCTTCACCGCCCGGAAGTCATCCACCGCGACAATTGGGTCACGTTGCGAAAGGAGAGTGTATCGAAATGA
- a CDS encoding glutamate-5-semialdehyde dehydrogenase: protein MSELLEKAERLKTASQTLAMLSTKEKNAALEQIAKAIDRERAFILQENEKDMAQGREQGLSPALLDRLQLTDKRMDQIIDGVRQVASLPDPVGEIIAEWTRPNGLRIQTVRVPLGVIGMVYEARPNVTVDAASLCLKTGNAVLLRGSTSALHSNKALVRVMKEALRTTTVPETAIELLEDTSRETAQRMFRLNNYLDVLIPRGGAGLIRSVVENATVPVLETGVGNCHMFIDESAERQMAINIVLNAKLQRPSVCNAIETVLIHERWPYAADLLEALHARGVELRGDDRLASSHPFIKPATEDDWHAEYLAPILAVKLVADVDEAIAHIRRYGTKHSEAIITENEANVRRFFQAVDAAVLYHNASTRFTDGEQFGYGAEIGISTQKLHARGPMGLVAITTTKSLVYGTGQIRES from the coding sequence ATGAGCGAACTGCTCGAAAAAGCCGAACGGTTGAAAACGGCGTCACAAACGTTAGCCATGCTGTCTACGAAAGAAAAAAACGCAGCATTGGAACAGATCGCCAAAGCCATCGACCGCGAACGCGCCTTCATTTTGCAAGAAAACGAAAAAGATATGGCCCAAGGCCGCGAGCAAGGGCTGTCACCGGCTCTGCTCGACCGGCTGCAGCTCACCGACAAACGAATGGATCAAATCATCGACGGCGTCCGCCAAGTCGCCTCGCTGCCTGACCCGGTCGGAGAAATCATCGCAGAGTGGACGCGGCCGAACGGGCTTCGCATCCAAACGGTGCGCGTGCCGCTTGGGGTCATTGGCATGGTGTACGAAGCGCGCCCGAACGTGACGGTCGATGCGGCGAGCCTTTGCTTGAAAACGGGCAACGCGGTTTTGCTTCGCGGCAGCACATCAGCGCTTCATTCGAACAAAGCGCTCGTTCGCGTCATGAAAGAAGCGCTCCGCACGACGACCGTTCCGGAAACGGCGATTGAACTGCTCGAAGACACGAGCCGGGAAACGGCGCAGCGTATGTTCCGTCTCAACAACTACTTGGATGTGCTCATCCCGCGCGGCGGAGCCGGGCTCATCCGCTCGGTCGTCGAAAACGCCACCGTGCCGGTGCTTGAGACCGGCGTCGGCAACTGTCATATGTTCATCGACGAATCAGCCGAGCGGCAAATGGCGATCAACATCGTCCTGAACGCCAAATTGCAGCGTCCGTCCGTCTGCAACGCCATCGAAACGGTGCTCATCCATGAGCGTTGGCCATATGCCGCCGACTTGCTTGAGGCGCTGCACGCCCGCGGTGTGGAGCTGCGCGGCGACGACCGCCTCGCGTCATCGCACCCGTTCATCAAACCGGCGACGGAAGACGACTGGCATGCGGAATATTTGGCGCCGATTTTAGCGGTTAAGCTCGTTGCCGATGTCGATGAGGCGATTGCCCATATCCGCCGCTACGGGACGAAGCACTCAGAAGCGATCATCACCGAAAACGAAGCGAACGTCCGCCGCTTTTTCCAAGCGGTCGACGCGGCGGTCTTGTACCATAACGCCTCCACCCGCTTCACGGACGGCGAACAGTTCGGCTACGGAGCGGAAATCGGCATCAGCACGCAAAAGCTGCACGCCCGCGGTCCGATGGGGCTTGTCGCCATCACGACAACGAAATCGCTCGTGTACGGGACGGGGCAAATTCGGGAGTCATAA
- a CDS encoding GtrA family protein — translation MNESLRIFRKEKQAVWRFGLVGVSNTAVDFAVFFLLTAAGAKAAVAQAIAYGAGMANSYIWNRRWTFQVKRKANIKEVLRFLVVNGLSFGASLAVLLAAERFASLWLAKLAATIAGMAVNFIGSRYWVFVEMEK, via the coding sequence ATGAACGAAAGCCTTCGTATATTCCGTAAAGAAAAACAAGCCGTATGGCGGTTTGGCCTCGTTGGGGTGAGCAATACCGCGGTGGACTTCGCCGTCTTTTTTTTGTTGACTGCTGCAGGCGCTAAGGCGGCGGTTGCCCAAGCCATTGCCTACGGCGCCGGGATGGCGAACAGCTACATTTGGAATCGGCGTTGGACGTTTCAAGTCAAACGGAAAGCCAATATAAAGGAAGTTTTGCGCTTTCTTGTCGTCAACGGGCTGTCGTTCGGTGCATCGCTTGCCGTTTTGCTGGCCGCGGAACGGTTTGCATCGCTCTGGCTGGCGAAACTGGCGGCGACAATCGCCGGGATGGCGGTGAACTTTATCGGCAGCCGCTATTGGGTGTTTGTGGAAATGGAAAAATAA
- a CDS encoding shikimate kinase, with amino-acid sequence MERQTVIPLRERNIILIGFMGAGKTTIGQLVAKKLYRDFIDVDAEIERRHGMSIPEMFAQKGEAYFRQVERELIVDLCTNTRLKILSLGGGAYLQEDVRRACLAHGIVFFLDLSWEHWKEERLPLIADSRPVLKNKTLEEVEQLFFQRQSAYALHHSRVIINELEAEQAADQIVQSIKWTWDVYEPNR; translated from the coding sequence GTGGAGAGGCAGACGGTCATCCCGCTTCGCGAGCGAAATATCATTTTGATCGGCTTTATGGGAGCGGGGAAAACAACGATCGGGCAGCTCGTGGCAAAGAAGTTATACCGCGACTTTATCGATGTCGATGCGGAAATCGAGCGGCGGCACGGGATGTCGATTCCGGAGATGTTCGCGCAAAAAGGGGAAGCGTATTTTCGGCAGGTTGAGCGGGAGCTGATCGTTGATTTATGTACGAATACGAGGTTGAAAATCCTTTCGCTTGGCGGCGGTGCGTATTTGCAGGAAGACGTGCGGCGCGCCTGTTTGGCCCACGGCATCGTCTTTTTCCTTGACTTGTCGTGGGAGCATTGGAAGGAAGAGCGGCTGCCGCTTATTGCCGACAGCCGGCCGGTGTTGAAAAACAAAACGTTGGAAGAAGTGGAGCAGCTCTTTTTCCAGCGCCAATCAGCCTATGCGCTCCATCATTCCCGCGTCATTATCAATGAGCTCGAGGCTGAACAGGCGGCGGACCAAATTGTTCAGTCGATTAAATGGACATGGGATGTGTACGAGCCGAACCGTTGA
- a CDS encoding CaiB/BaiF CoA transferase family protein, producing the protein MARLPLEGVKVLDVSTMIAAPFGAVLLGDFGADVIKVELPGKGDTLRHVGPFKDGEPLRWPGLARNKRSLTLDLRKEEGMNIFKELVRHVDIVIENFRPGKLEKWGGGYEELKRINPKLVMIRVSGYGQTGPFREKAGFGTPATAFSGFTYLQGYPDRPPVSPILSIKDIFEHPHYQARENIIEVAHPRLSKIKMPGIVPKFEKTPGAIRRTAPDLGEHTEEILQTMLGMSKEDIERLRENEII; encoded by the coding sequence ATGGCGCGTTTGCCGCTGGAAGGCGTCAAAGTGCTCGATGTGTCGACAATGATCGCGGCGCCGTTTGGGGCGGTTTTGCTCGGTGATTTTGGCGCCGATGTCATCAAGGTGGAATTGCCAGGAAAAGGGGATACGCTCCGCCATGTCGGGCCGTTCAAGGATGGGGAGCCGCTCCGCTGGCCCGGACTGGCGCGCAATAAACGGTCGCTCACGTTGGATTTGCGCAAAGAAGAAGGAATGAATATTTTTAAAGAGCTTGTCCGCCACGTCGATATTGTCATCGAAAATTTCCGCCCCGGCAAGCTCGAAAAATGGGGCGGCGGATATGAAGAACTGAAGCGGATCAATCCGAAGCTGGTGATGATTCGCGTCTCGGGCTACGGGCAAACAGGTCCGTTTCGCGAGAAAGCCGGATTCGGCACGCCGGCGACGGCGTTCAGCGGGTTTACGTATTTGCAAGGGTATCCGGACCGTCCGCCGGTCAGCCCGATTTTGAGCATTAAAGATATTTTTGAGCATCCGCATTACCAAGCAAGGGAAAACATCATCGAAGTCGCCCATCCGCGCCTTAGCAAAATTAAAATGCCCGGCATTGTGCCGAAATTCGAAAAAACACCAGGCGCCATCCGCCGCACTGCTCCGGATTTAGGCGAGCATACCGAAGAGATTTTGCAAACGATGCTTGGCATGTCCAAGGAAGACATTGAGCGGCTGCGAGAAAACGAGATCATATGA
- the aroD gene encoding type I 3-dehydroquinate dehydratase, with translation MAIAKRAVRVRNVLIGGDEPCICAPVVGADAKQVLEETRQITEKKPHLIEWRADFFEAIRDEQEVAATSRKMRAIAGDIPILFTVRSEQEGGQPISLTEEEKIRLFETVCESGAIDLLDYELAHGPRIPIVRELTRRYGVRLVLSYHNFDHTPSKEELVAKMRQAEQCGADIAKAAVMPKTRGDVLTLLQATEEARKEVDIPLITMSMGALGAITRLAGGLFGSAVTFAVGRQSSAPGQIPIEDVRTALSVIMTYGQ, from the coding sequence ATGGCGATTGCAAAGCGTGCTGTCCGTGTGCGCAATGTCTTGATCGGGGGAGACGAACCGTGCATTTGCGCCCCGGTCGTCGGAGCGGACGCGAAGCAAGTGTTGGAGGAAACAAGGCAAATCACGGAGAAAAAGCCGCATCTCATTGAATGGAGGGCGGACTTTTTCGAGGCGATTCGGGACGAACAGGAAGTGGCGGCCACATCGAGAAAGATGCGGGCGATTGCCGGAGACATCCCGATTTTGTTTACGGTTCGTTCCGAACAGGAAGGCGGGCAACCGATTTCGTTGACGGAAGAGGAAAAGATTCGGTTGTTTGAAACCGTCTGTGAAAGCGGGGCGATCGATTTGCTTGATTACGAGCTTGCCCATGGGCCGCGCATCCCGATCGTCCGGGAGCTGACGCGCCGCTATGGAGTGCGCCTTGTGTTGTCTTACCACAATTTTGATCATACGCCATCGAAGGAAGAGCTTGTCGCGAAAATGCGTCAAGCGGAACAATGCGGCGCCGACATCGCGAAAGCAGCTGTGATGCCGAAAACGCGGGGGGATGTGCTCACGCTGCTGCAGGCGACGGAAGAAGCGCGAAAAGAGGTGGACATCCCGCTGATCACGATGTCGATGGGGGCATTGGGCGCCATCACCCGCCTGGCAGGCGGATTGTTCGGCTCTGCCGTCACCTTTGCAGTCGGACGGCAAAGCTCGGCGCCGGGGCAAATTCCGATTGAAGACGTCCGGACCGCGTTGTCGGTCATCATGACATACGGACAATAA
- a CDS encoding IclR family transcriptional regulator, with translation MQEEKKHEAGLRTVQRAIDILYCFTLEEQELSLTEIAKKISLAKSTTTRLLATLEQNRLVVKDPETLKYRLGQGLYYLGYIAGKSIKVREIARPVMERLRDETRETVNLYVLEQDARVCVEQCEGLQALRHMVRIGERLPLWAGAGGKVLLAYQSPEVQERIFAQVPTKERLDRLTAELEAIRERGVASSVDEREVGSAAVAAPIFDIRGEVGACLSVSGPAHRFTREVMEQFERLVKEGAQAISEKLGYRP, from the coding sequence GTGCAGGAAGAAAAAAAACACGAAGCCGGCTTGCGCACGGTGCAGCGGGCCATTGACATCTTGTATTGTTTTACCCTCGAGGAACAAGAGCTATCACTCACGGAAATTGCGAAAAAGATTTCGCTCGCCAAATCGACGACGACGCGCCTGCTCGCCACGCTGGAGCAAAACCGCTTGGTCGTCAAAGATCCGGAGACGTTAAAGTACCGTCTTGGACAAGGATTGTACTATTTAGGATATATTGCCGGCAAATCGATTAAAGTGCGGGAAATCGCGCGGCCGGTGATGGAGCGGCTGCGCGACGAGACGCGGGAGACGGTGAACTTATACGTGCTGGAACAAGATGCCCGCGTTTGCGTCGAACAGTGCGAGGGGCTTCAGGCGCTGCGCCATATGGTGAGAATCGGCGAGCGGCTGCCGCTTTGGGCGGGGGCGGGGGGAAAAGTATTGTTGGCCTATCAATCGCCCGAAGTTCAAGAGCGGATTTTTGCGCAAGTGCCGACAAAGGAACGATTGGATCGTCTGACGGCGGAGCTTGAGGCGATTCGCGAGCGCGGTGTGGCATCCAGCGTCGATGAACGGGAAGTCGGCTCTGCGGCCGTTGCGGCGCCCATTTTCGACATCCGCGGGGAAGTGGGCGCCTGCTTGTCCGTCTCTGGGCCGGCGCATCGATTTACACGGGAAGTGATGGAACAGTTCGAGAGGCTCGTAAAAGAAGGAGCACAAGCCATTTCCGAAAAACTAGGTTATCGACCATAA
- a CDS encoding ExeA family protein, giving the protein MYKSFYSLSREPFAKETDPSEAYQGASFQEALRALEYVKRTRGIGLLIGEPGAGKTFALRALKESLNPSLYHVVYFPLSTGGVMDFYRGLALGLGEEPKYRKVDLFRQIQQAIERLYHERRITPVFILDEMHLAKDAFLQDIAILFNFEMDSTNPFVLMLAGLPHLQGKLRLNQHRPLDQRIIMRYRMGPLEKEEVAGYIEHRMKQAGAKHPIFTPSALEAIALQSRGWPRVINTLATTCLLYGYQLKKDAIDEEVVRMAAEEMGY; this is encoded by the coding sequence GTGTATAAATCGTTTTACTCCCTTTCGCGGGAGCCGTTTGCGAAAGAAACAGACCCGTCCGAGGCGTATCAAGGGGCGTCATTTCAGGAAGCGTTGCGGGCGCTGGAGTACGTGAAACGAACCCGGGGGATCGGGCTGTTGATCGGAGAGCCGGGGGCGGGCAAGACGTTCGCCCTTCGGGCGCTGAAAGAGTCATTGAATCCATCATTGTATCATGTCGTCTACTTTCCGTTATCCACCGGAGGCGTGATGGATTTTTACCGTGGACTGGCCTTGGGATTAGGAGAGGAACCGAAGTATCGCAAGGTAGATCTCTTCCGCCAAATCCAGCAGGCGATCGAGCGATTGTATCATGAACGACGGATCACGCCGGTGTTCATTTTGGACGAGATGCATTTGGCCAAGGATGCCTTTTTACAAGACATCGCCATCTTGTTCAACTTTGAGATGGATTCGACCAACCCATTTGTCTTGATGTTGGCCGGGCTGCCCCATTTACAGGGGAAGCTGCGGCTCAATCAGCACCGCCCTCTCGACCAGCGGATCATCATGCGATACCGGATGGGGCCGCTGGAGAAGGAAGAGGTGGCGGGCTACATCGAACATCGGATGAAACAGGCCGGGGCGAAGCATCCGATCTTCACTCCATCGGCGTTAGAGGCGATTGCACTGCAGTCGCGGGGATGGCCTCGGGTGATCAACACGTTGGCCACGACGTGCCTGTTATACGGGTATCAGCTGAAAAAGGACGCCATTGACGAAGAAGTGGTGCGCATGGCCGCAGAGGAAATGGGGTATTAG
- a CDS encoding IS481 family transposase produces the protein MDESMRHDIALFRYGLIAPLVNGQVEPKTYLKEVSERVHHVPHQGDKRIAAKTILDWCTRYKKGGFDALKPKRRSDRGHSRRLSPDDEDHILALRKEHPTMPVTVFYEHLIEQGEIPENHTSYFTIYRLLKKHNLVGKEILPMPERKRFAYDQINELWQGDLSHGPTIRVHGKAQKTFLIAYIDDCSRLVPYAQFFPSEKFDGLRIVTKEAVLRCGKPKRIYSDNGKIYRSEVLQYACAEMGITLIHTQPYDPQSKGKIERFFRTVQTRFYPLLGLNPPKSLDELNERFWKWLEEEYHRKPHASLDGKTPHEVFQSQVHLVSFIEDGDWLDAIFLKREHRKVKADGTITLNKQLYEVPPRFIGQSIELRYDERGVYVYEDGKRVAEAVRVRLEDNAYVKRHRSPFAAIPAKEGEHGV, from the coding sequence ATGGATGAGTCGATGAGACACGACATTGCCCTGTTTCGGTACGGGCTAATCGCTCCGTTGGTGAATGGGCAGGTGGAACCGAAGACGTATCTGAAAGAGGTGAGCGAGCGAGTGCACCATGTTCCCCACCAGGGCGACAAACGAATCGCAGCCAAGACGATCCTCGATTGGTGCACCCGATACAAAAAAGGGGGCTTTGACGCCTTAAAGCCGAAGCGCCGTTCGGACCGCGGCCACTCAAGGCGTCTGTCGCCCGATGATGAGGATCATATTTTAGCCCTAAGAAAAGAACATCCCACCATGCCCGTGACGGTGTTCTACGAACACCTGATCGAGCAGGGGGAAATCCCAGAAAATCATACCTCTTACTTTACTATATACCGATTGTTGAAAAAACACAACCTGGTGGGAAAAGAAATCTTGCCGATGCCGGAGCGAAAGCGTTTTGCGTATGACCAGATCAATGAGCTATGGCAAGGGGACTTATCCCATGGACCCACGATTCGCGTCCATGGGAAAGCCCAGAAAACGTTTTTGATCGCGTATATCGATGACTGCTCGCGGTTAGTGCCATATGCCCAATTTTTCCCTTCGGAGAAGTTTGACGGGCTGCGGATCGTCACGAAGGAAGCGGTGCTTCGCTGCGGGAAGCCGAAGCGCATTTACTCGGACAACGGGAAAATTTATCGGTCCGAGGTGCTGCAGTATGCGTGCGCCGAGATGGGGATTACACTCATCCACACCCAGCCGTATGACCCGCAAAGCAAGGGAAAAATCGAACGGTTCTTCCGCACCGTACAGACGCGGTTTTATCCACTGTTGGGGCTGAATCCGCCGAAATCGCTTGACGAGTTGAACGAGCGTTTTTGGAAGTGGCTTGAAGAGGAGTATCATCGAAAACCGCACGCCTCCCTGGACGGAAAAACGCCGCATGAGGTGTTTCAATCGCAAGTGCATCTCGTGTCGTTCATCGAAGATGGCGATTGGCTGGATGCGATTTTTCTGAAACGGGAGCACCGCAAGGTGAAAGCCGATGGCACGATCACCCTGAATAAACAGCTATACGAAGTGCCGCCTCGGTTCATTGGGCAATCGATTGAGCTCCGCTATGACGAACGAGGCGTCTATGTGTACGAAGATGGCAAACGGGTGGCGGAGGCCGTTCGGGTGCGTTTGGAGGACAACGCCTATGTAAAACGCCATCGGTCCCCTTTTGCGGCGATTCCGGCGAAGGAGGGAGAACACGGTGTATAA
- a CDS encoding DUF6431 domain-containing protein → MIQFHDFGIDVQTYAERGKENDFPLLTQCPHCRAKRPLHRHGYDERNALTPHGDDRIWIVRYRCRECLKTVSVLPSFLLPYFQYTLSAIWQVVKEQLGLTEGTNRAPFLLTKDGIIFYVRRFYRNLSSLHSFFARRWRIIGPIVKKEKERASWWIRTLEKHGLDSVIRDMWEDGFRHPFAN, encoded by the coding sequence GTGATTCAATTTCATGACTTTGGCATTGACGTCCAAACGTATGCAGAGCGTGGAAAAGAAAACGACTTCCCTCTTCTGACACAGTGTCCGCATTGCCGGGCCAAGCGCCCGTTGCACCGCCACGGTTACGATGAGCGAAACGCATTGACCCCACATGGTGATGATCGCATTTGGATTGTCCGGTATCGCTGTCGGGAATGCTTGAAGACGGTGAGTGTGCTGCCTTCCTTTCTCCTCCCGTATTTTCAGTATACGTTGTCCGCCATATGGCAAGTCGTGAAAGAGCAGTTGGGATTGACCGAGGGGACGAACCGGGCTCCGTTCCTCCTGACAAAGGACGGCATCATCTTTTATGTCCGACGGTTCTACCGAAACCTATCAAGCCTTCATAGCTTTTTTGCGAGGCGGTGGAGGATCATAGGCCCTATCGTGAAAAAAGAAAAGGAACGGGCTTCCTGGTGGATCCGGACGTTGGAGAAACACGGTCTTGATTCGGTCATCAGAGACATGTGGGAGGACGGATTCCGACACCCTTTTGCGAATTAA
- a CDS encoding helix-turn-helix domain-containing protein, whose translation MKRLNITDNHGWVPRKLRKQERKIKNAHLRQRVMAVRLVMEGYLDKDVASMVNVCRQTVSHYVSLFNEGGLELLLHRDFAPGREPFLTEALRECRLC comes from the coding sequence ATGAAACGTCTCAACATCACCGACAACCATGGATGGGTGCCCCGGAAACTCCGCAAGCAGGAACGGAAGATCAAAAACGCTCATCTCCGCCAACGTGTGATGGCCGTCCGCCTGGTCATGGAAGGCTATTTGGACAAAGACGTGGCCTCCATGGTCAACGTGTGCCGCCAAACCGTTTCCCATTATGTGTCGCTGTTTAACGAAGGGGGCCTGGAACTCCTGCTTCATCGGGATTTTGCCCCTGGGCGAGAGCCGTTTCTCACCGAAGCATTGCGGGAGTGTCGTTTATGTTAA